The DNA sequence GGGAGAAAAATATTTCCGTGTCGCTGTTAAAACCCATATTGACAATCAAAAACTCATAGATGCGATCGAGCTAGTAATATAATAATAACTTAATATATGTAAAGAGTTGATAATTAGTAATTTCAGATGGGAGTGTCATAATTAGCAAAAATCACTAAAACTGTTACAGTAGATGAAAGTGTTAATAATTAAGGCTTATAGGCTATTTTAACGGAAAATGTCTCATCTCTATTGTGACAGTATTATCAAAATTATCAAAAGAAAAAAACTCTTAGATGAATTAGGGAAACTACCTGAAGCCATTGTCGAAAACCAAGAATGTTTATATCTGTTAGAAGAAGATACTCGACATTCACTCTCTATTGAGGGATATTTTGCCACAGAAGAAGAGTTAAAATTTAATTTTTATGATATTCAATCTTTCAATTTAAGCAAAAATGACAACAGAAAATAAATCACAATTTTACCATCAATCTGTTTTGCCTCAAGAAATTATAGACTCTTTAAATATTATTAATAATGGTCATTACTTAGATGCAACTTTGGGAGCAGGAGGGCATACAGAATTAATTTTAAAACAGGGAGAAAATGTAAAAATAACTGCTATTGATCAGGATATAAATGCTATTAATTTTGCCCAAGAAAAACTCAAAAATTATCAGGATAAAATCTCTTTTTTTCAAGGAAATTTTGCTGAGTTTAAACCTTTTAATACTCTGTTTGATGGAATTATAGCCGATTTAGGGGTTAGTTCTCCCCAATTAGATAATCCAGAAAGGGGCTTTAGTTTTCGCTTAGAAGGGGATTTAGATATGCGTATGAATCAAAGTCAATCTCTAAGTGCCAAGGATATTGTTAATCACTGGCAAGAAAAGCAGTTAGCAGATTTAATTTTTCTTTATGGAGAAGAAAGATTATCCCGCCGTATTGCCCGAATGATTATCCAAAAACGTCCTTTTTACACTACTACCGCCCTTGCAGATGCGATCGCATCTTGTGTTCCTAGTAAATATCGTTATGGTAAAATTCACCCTGCCACAAGGACTTTTCAAGCTCTAAGAATCAAAGTCAATGAAGAATTAAATTCGTTGGAAAAATTTTTACAAATAGCACCCACATGGTTAAAACCAGAAGCAAGAATTGCGATCATCAGTTTTCATAGCCTAGAAGATCGTATCGTAAAAAATCAGTTTCGATCGCATCCTTTGTTAAAAATAGTCACCAAAAAGCCCATTATACCTAGTATAGAAGAACAAAAAATAAATCCCAGAGCGCGATCGGCTAAACTGAGAATTGCTTATCGAGAATCCACCTAAGAAGAAAAAATAATTTCTGAACCCGGTGCATTTACCTTTATATCCAAAACTTGGCGATCGCCAAAAACCGATTTTAACGCAGGATGAACCTCTGGAGGAGCAAAAAACAAAATAAAACCTCCAGCACCAGCCCCCAATAACTTACCACCCCATGCCCCTGCACCAATCCCTAAATTGTATATCTCATCAATCTGAGGATTAGAAATCGCCGAAGCAAGACTGCGTTTTGCCATCCATGCTTTATGTAACAATGCTCCAAAAACCGAAAAAGGCTTATTGCTAGTTAAAATATCCCATCCCTCATCCACCATTAAACGCATCATCTTTAAAGTATCAGTATTATCCACAACTTTTTCCAACTGATGGGCAACCACCTGCGCCGCCCGTCTCTTGATGCCCGTAAAAACAATAAATAAATGCTGTTCAAACTCTGCCAACCTTTGAGGAGAAATCGGCACTTTATGGACTAGAATATCTGTTTCCGTACGAAATTCAACGAGGTTAAATCCCCCCACCGCCGCCATTAATTGATCCTGACAACCCACCCTATCCTTAACTAACTGCCTCTCTACATAAATAGCCTCATAAGCCAAATCCAAAGGGCGAACAAACTCCCCCTTAAAACTATGTAAAGCCTGAAGCAATGCCACCGTAAAAGTAGAAGACGAACCCAACCCCGTAAAAGCAGGTAAATCCGCCACATTATGTAACTCTATATCCCCTTCCAAACCGCAAAATTTCAAACACTCACGATAAACATTGTGTTGTATTTGCTCAACATTTTTTACTAACTCAACCTGTCGATAAGAAAGACGAATCTTGTAATCAAATAACTGACTAGGAAAAGGACTAGCCGTTAAATAACAAAACTTGTCTATTGCCGTTGCTAAAACTGCCCCTCCATGACGGAGAAAATACTCTGGATAATCAGTACCACCACCAAAGAAACTAATCCTAACAGGAGAGCGAGAAATTAACATGAATAAAACTAAAAAACAAGGTTAACAAAAGAAGAATTTAGGAGTTTTTTTCTGCCGAGCTAGAATTGACAACATTTTCCTCTGTTTCTTTGCTAGACTCCAATTGAGCTTTCATGGAAACGGTTTCTTCAATTTTTTCCGCCTCCTTCTTAAATTCCTCTTGAAATTCTTTAGAAGCCTCTTGAAACCCTTTAAGAGTTTTGCCCAAACTTCTACCAATTT is a window from the Cyanobacterium sp. Dongsha4 genome containing:
- the rsmH gene encoding 16S rRNA (cytosine(1402)-N(4))-methyltransferase RsmH, with translation MTTENKSQFYHQSVLPQEIIDSLNIINNGHYLDATLGAGGHTELILKQGENVKITAIDQDINAINFAQEKLKNYQDKISFFQGNFAEFKPFNTLFDGIIADLGVSSPQLDNPERGFSFRLEGDLDMRMNQSQSLSAKDIVNHWQEKQLADLIFLYGEERLSRRIARMIIQKRPFYTTTALADAIASCVPSKYRYGKIHPATRTFQALRIKVNEELNSLEKFLQIAPTWLKPEARIAIISFHSLEDRIVKNQFRSHPLLKIVTKKPIIPSIEEQKINPRARSAKLRIAYREST
- a CDS encoding TatA/E family twin arginine-targeting protein translocase translates to MNVFGIGLPEMILIFVVALLIFGPKKLPEIGRSLGKTLKGFQEASKEFQEEFKKEAEKIEETVSMKAQLESSKETEENVVNSSSAEKNS
- a CDS encoding GHMP kinase → MLISRSPVRISFFGGGTDYPEYFLRHGGAVLATAIDKFCYLTASPFPSQLFDYKIRLSYRQVELVKNVEQIQHNVYRECLKFCGLEGDIELHNVADLPAFTGLGSSSTFTVALLQALHSFKGEFVRPLDLAYEAIYVERQLVKDRVGCQDQLMAAVGGFNLVEFRTETDILVHKVPISPQRLAEFEQHLFIVFTGIKRRAAQVVAHQLEKVVDNTDTLKMMRLMVDEGWDILTSNKPFSVFGALLHKAWMAKRSLASAISNPQIDEIYNLGIGAGAWGGKLLGAGAGGFILFFAPPEVHPALKSVFGDRQVLDIKVNAPGSEIIFSS